A portion of the Halogeometricum sp. S1BR25-6 genome contains these proteins:
- a CDS encoding NYN domain-containing protein — protein sequence MNPSRRDAAPEDTETATGADAGVSDDDDARTDTATDATTDGVPPGGDPRVALFVDGPNVLREEFDVDLDDVREAAAAFGRPAATRLYLDEHATPGLIQAAEARGFEVVVTSGDVDVRLAVDLTRFAVEGRADVVAVASRDTDFKPAIETANAYGLRTVAIAPGAFGRSDALRNAATESVTLGDDEDGPSLVGYDG from the coding sequence ATGAACCCCTCGCGACGGGACGCCGCGCCCGAGGACACGGAGACCGCGACGGGAGCGGACGCCGGCGTCTCCGACGACGACGACGCCCGCACCGATACCGCGACCGACGCCACTACCGACGGCGTTCCCCCCGGCGGAGACCCGCGCGTCGCCCTGTTCGTCGACGGGCCGAACGTCCTCCGCGAGGAGTTCGACGTGGACTTGGACGACGTGCGCGAGGCGGCCGCCGCCTTCGGCCGACCCGCCGCTACGCGGCTCTACCTCGACGAACACGCCACTCCGGGGCTGATTCAGGCCGCCGAGGCACGCGGGTTCGAGGTGGTCGTCACCAGCGGCGACGTGGACGTCCGCCTCGCCGTCGACCTGACGCGCTTCGCCGTCGAAGGGCGGGCCGACGTCGTCGCCGTCGCCTCCCGCGACACGGACTTCAAGCCCGCCATCGAGACGGCCAACGCCTACGGTCTGCGCACCGTGGCAATCGCCCCCGGCGCGTTCGGCCGGTCGGACGCCCTGCGGAACGCCGCGACGGAGAGCGTCACGCTGGGCGACGACGAGGACGGCCCGTCGCTGGTCGGTTACGACGGGTAG
- a CDS encoding TatD family hydrolase: MEDLGTPVLDNHLHLNPTHGRGIDAVRDFARLGGTHLLVVNRPSWHFGIEASEREDFRPVFEETIDVVEEATEELPGRAWPVLGVHPGLVSRLVDERDLSAAEARDVMRSGLDLASEYVRDGAALGLKSGRPHYDVDDEVWEASNDVMRHAFDLGAELDCAVQLHTESTEDLSEVAEWAAEAGMDPERVVKHYAAGRLAGPTPSVMSEKDRLETAADRGESFLMETDFVDDADRPGAVLGPKTVPRRVRWMLEEGWDDAVETAHVETPRAVYGIDTRGTLER, from the coding sequence ATGGAAGACCTGGGTACGCCGGTCCTCGACAACCACCTGCACCTGAACCCGACGCACGGTCGAGGTATCGACGCCGTCCGCGACTTCGCGCGCCTCGGCGGCACCCACCTCCTCGTGGTGAACCGCCCGTCGTGGCACTTCGGTATCGAGGCCAGCGAGCGGGAGGATTTCCGACCCGTCTTCGAGGAGACTATCGACGTCGTCGAGGAGGCGACCGAGGAACTGCCGGGGCGCGCGTGGCCCGTCCTCGGCGTCCACCCCGGCCTCGTCTCCCGCCTCGTCGACGAACGCGACCTCTCGGCGGCCGAGGCGCGCGACGTGATGCGCTCGGGGTTGGACCTCGCGTCCGAGTACGTCCGCGACGGGGCGGCCCTCGGTCTGAAGTCGGGGCGGCCGCACTACGACGTGGACGACGAGGTGTGGGAGGCGTCGAACGACGTGATGCGGCACGCCTTCGACCTCGGCGCGGAACTGGACTGCGCCGTCCAACTGCACACCGAGTCGACCGAGGACCTCTCGGAGGTCGCCGAGTGGGCCGCCGAGGCGGGGATGGACCCCGAGAGGGTCGTGAAACACTACGCCGCGGGGCGACTCGCGGGGCCGACGCCGAGCGTCATGAGCGAGAAGGACCGCCTCGAAACCGCGGCCGACCGGGGCGAATCGTTCCTGATGGAGACGGACTTCGTCGACGACGCCGACCGGCCGGGCGCGGTGCTCGGTCCGAAGACGGTGCCCCGGCGCGTGCGGTGGATGCTGGAGGAGGGGTGGGACGACGCCGTGGAGACGGCGCACGTCGAGACGCCGCGGGCCGTGTACGGTATCGACACGCGCGGAACGCTGGAGCGCTGA
- a CDS encoding DUF2150 family protein, with translation MTEAEETYYTRERWQNWISRVEEEELDPENEDSARLLLNLQDDAAIAVAKIVSAYEEGTLSEEDALEEIEGVREIVLSEPEFEGDDVEEKVMLIDGVQTSLVCVFYAAEEYIVAGPAEEAPLEEYVQVAAEAEQEEDLDAALGYLVQAGTRIIEGDELDMSVAEEIEYGLVSEWLNGLDSLQSAMSDPEVVEEEDE, from the coding sequence ATGACCGAGGCCGAGGAGACCTACTACACGAGAGAGCGTTGGCAGAACTGGATTTCGCGCGTCGAGGAGGAGGAACTCGACCCGGAGAACGAGGACTCCGCTCGACTGCTCTTGAATCTGCAGGACGACGCCGCCATCGCGGTGGCGAAAATCGTCTCCGCCTACGAGGAGGGGACGCTCTCCGAGGAGGACGCTCTCGAAGAGATAGAGGGCGTCCGCGAAATCGTCCTCTCGGAACCGGAGTTCGAGGGCGACGACGTCGAGGAGAAGGTGATGCTCATCGACGGCGTCCAGACGAGTCTTGTCTGCGTCTTCTACGCCGCCGAGGAGTACATCGTCGCCGGCCCCGCCGAGGAGGCCCCCCTGGAAGAGTACGTGCAGGTGGCCGCCGAGGCCGAACAGGAGGAGGACTTGGACGCCGCGCTCGGCTACCTCGTGCAGGCGGGCACGCGCATTATCGAGGGCGACGAACTCGACATGTCCGTCGCCGAAGAGATCGAGTACGGTCTCGTCTCCGAGTGGCTCAATGGCCTCGACAGCCTCCAGAGCGCCATGAGCGACCCCGAAGTCGTCGAAGAAGAGGACGAGTAG
- the hmgB gene encoding hydroxymethylglutaryl-CoA synthase has translation MTAVGIDAIEIWTGKLRLDLPNTFAPAMGEDPEKYTKGLGLESSSFPDTYEDIVTMGANAAKRLMDRRGLTPDDIGRIDVATESAFDNSKPVSTYIAGCLEQVYDGDFHHANKGERKFACLAGTQSIDDAYNWIKAGRNRGLGALVIATDTALYERGDPGEATQGAGAVAMLITENPSIVELSTEQGYGSADETDFLKPNQQFPSVDGKRSVQVYLARMREALEDYESVSGDTHPDDFEYIPFHTPFPGMVRKAAVLGYRHMTRDTDVEEALAEEIGMQPREEAYDSREEYEEAIRAYMDELKGTDRYREWYGRVIEPTLEISRNVGNWYTGSVHIARLSALRDALERGEDLTGKKLLVGSYGSGAQAEIHAETVVEGWEDHVESIDVDDQLARRYDISYDEYELVHDVHNHDKETDVDRFSPPEEEFVFTGWGRMNERRYDYVE, from the coding sequence ATGACAGCCGTCGGCATCGACGCCATCGAGATATGGACGGGCAAGCTCAGACTCGACCTGCCGAACACGTTCGCGCCGGCGATGGGCGAGGACCCCGAGAAGTACACGAAGGGACTCGGTCTCGAATCGTCATCGTTCCCTGATACGTACGAGGACATCGTCACCATGGGTGCGAACGCGGCCAAGCGCCTGATGGACCGCAGAGGGCTGACGCCCGACGATATCGGTCGCATCGACGTGGCCACCGAGTCGGCGTTCGACAACTCCAAGCCCGTCTCGACGTACATCGCGGGCTGTCTCGAACAGGTGTACGACGGCGACTTCCACCACGCGAACAAAGGTGAGCGCAAGTTCGCCTGCCTCGCCGGCACCCAGAGCATCGACGACGCCTACAACTGGATCAAGGCGGGGCGCAACCGCGGCCTCGGCGCCCTCGTCATCGCCACCGACACCGCCCTGTACGAACGCGGCGACCCGGGCGAGGCGACACAGGGCGCCGGCGCCGTCGCCATGCTCATCACGGAGAACCCCTCCATCGTCGAACTCTCGACCGAACAGGGCTACGGCAGCGCCGACGAGACGGACTTCCTGAAGCCGAACCAGCAGTTCCCGAGCGTCGACGGCAAACGTTCGGTCCAAGTGTATCTCGCGCGCATGCGGGAGGCGCTCGAAGACTACGAATCCGTCTCGGGGGACACCCACCCCGACGACTTCGAGTACATCCCGTTCCACACGCCGTTCCCCGGCATGGTCCGGAAGGCGGCCGTCCTCGGCTACCGGCACATGACGCGCGACACCGACGTGGAGGAGGCCCTCGCCGAGGAGATCGGGATGCAACCCCGCGAGGAGGCGTACGACTCCCGCGAGGAGTACGAGGAGGCCATCCGCGCCTACATGGACGAACTGAAGGGGACCGACCGCTACCGCGAGTGGTACGGTCGCGTCATCGAACCGACGCTGGAGATATCGCGCAACGTCGGCAACTGGTACACGGGGTCGGTCCACATCGCCCGCCTCTCGGCGCTCCGCGACGCCCTCGAACGCGGCGAGGACCTGACCGGCAAGAAGTTGCTCGTCGGGTCGTACGGCTCCGGCGCCCAGGCGGAGATTCACGCCGAGACGGTCGTCGAGGGCTGGGAGGACCACGTCGAATCCATCGACGTGGACGACCAACTCGCCCGCCGGTACGACATCTCCTACGACGAGTACGAACTCGTCCACGACGTTCACAACCACGACAAGGAGACCGACGTCGACCGGTTCAGCCCCCCCGAGGAGGAGTTCGTCTTTACCGGATGGGGTCGGATGAACGAGCGCCGCTACGACTACGTGGAGTAG
- a CDS encoding ArsR/SmtB family transcription factor, producing MSHADAGGLLDLLGDRSVRRILVHTSECPRSASELAAACDVSKPTVYRRLDALEGRDLLARETRYDADGNHYAAYACRLEEVTFGVGADGLAADLDRNRPDDADG from the coding sequence GTGTCACACGCCGACGCGGGGGGACTGCTCGACCTGCTGGGCGACCGGTCGGTCAGGCGGATACTCGTGCACACCAGCGAGTGCCCGCGCTCCGCGAGCGAACTCGCCGCCGCCTGCGACGTGTCGAAACCGACCGTCTACCGACGACTCGACGCGCTCGAAGGCCGCGACCTGCTGGCGCGGGAGACGCGTTACGACGCCGACGGCAACCACTACGCGGCGTACGCCTGCCGCCTCGAAGAAGTGACGTTCGGCGTCGGCGCGGACGGTCTCGCGGCCGACCTCGACCGGAACCGTCCGGACGACGCCGACGGCTGA
- a CDS encoding helix-turn-helix domain-containing protein translates to MTDVPRDELARRIAGEITLSDDAGATLRKWRTDFDISQTVLAEELDVSSSVISDYESGRRESPGIGVVRRMVEALLDIDESRGGSRIRQYARVISAGFESDIVQDLREYPTSVPLERLYEVMDATELVRGDHDQVSGHTVINSIQAITRLSSEEFYRLYGQSTSRALVFTHVSRGESPLVAMRVVNPTPNAVILHGLEEEDLWEHAPALAGIDGFSLAIANRDLDAMLEDLRTIS, encoded by the coding sequence ATGACGGACGTCCCGCGCGACGAACTCGCGCGCCGTATCGCCGGCGAGATAACGCTGAGCGACGACGCGGGCGCGACGCTCCGCAAGTGGCGCACGGACTTCGACATCTCACAGACCGTGCTCGCCGAGGAACTCGACGTGTCGTCGTCCGTCATCTCCGACTACGAGAGCGGACGGCGCGAGAGCCCCGGCATCGGCGTCGTCCGCCGGATGGTCGAGGCGCTCCTCGACATCGACGAGTCGCGCGGCGGCAGTCGCATCCGGCAGTACGCCCGCGTCATCTCCGCGGGGTTCGAGAGCGACATCGTCCAAGACCTCCGCGAGTATCCCACCTCCGTGCCGCTGGAACGCCTCTACGAGGTGATGGACGCGACCGAACTCGTCCGCGGCGACCACGACCAGGTGAGCGGTCACACCGTCATCAACAGCATCCAGGCCATCACCCGACTCTCCTCGGAGGAGTTCTACCGCCTGTACGGCCAGTCGACCAGTCGCGCGCTCGTGTTCACGCACGTCAGCCGCGGGGAGTCGCCGCTCGTGGCCATGCGCGTCGTGAACCCGACGCCGAACGCCGTCATCCTCCACGGACTGGAAGAGGAGGACCTCTGGGAGCACGCCCCGGCCCTCGCCGGCATCGACGGCTTCTCGCTGGCCATCGCGAACCGCGACCTCGACGCGATGCTCGAAGACCTGCGCACCATCTCGTAG
- a CDS encoding metal-dependent hydrolase: MPSTIVHLAIAGLVAAALLGEEFDARSALVVAGFTVLPDLDVLAEPVLPGAHRSLGHTLLLPALVFAVLLWDTRRGAASALYRRYCVRGLKVAWTGAFCLFGAAILPDLFLGGVNAFYPLHDRFYVFNGELYYSTDRGWVQTFVDLSPPDLNPEPNSLRTTANFRFRTVLDAAPTRGVEQTVEAERVERLFPVAMAGFRFALVLVSAVVVAIRFGGDRYLARLLGE; this comes from the coding sequence GTGCCATCTACTATCGTCCACCTCGCGATAGCCGGTCTCGTCGCCGCCGCCCTCCTCGGCGAGGAGTTCGACGCGCGGAGCGCACTCGTCGTCGCCGGCTTCACCGTCCTCCCGGATTTGGACGTGCTCGCCGAACCGGTGCTCCCCGGCGCGCACCGCTCGCTCGGTCACACGCTGTTGCTTCCAGCGCTGGTCTTCGCCGTCCTCCTCTGGGACACGCGCCGCGGCGCCGCCTCCGCCCTCTACCGCCGCTACTGCGTCCGCGGACTGAAAGTGGCGTGGACGGGGGCGTTCTGCCTGTTCGGAGCCGCCATCCTCCCGGACCTGTTTCTCGGCGGCGTCAACGCCTTCTACCCCCTGCACGACCGCTTCTACGTGTTCAACGGGGAACTGTACTACTCCACCGACCGGGGGTGGGTGCAGACGTTCGTCGACCTCTCGCCGCCGGACCTGAATCCGGAACCGAATTCGTTGCGGACGACGGCCAACTTCCGGTTCCGGACGGTGCTCGACGCGGCGCCGACGCGCGGGGTGGAGCAGACGGTCGAAGCGGAACGCGTCGAACGGCTCTTCCCGGTGGCGATGGCCGGGTTCCGCTTCGCGCTGGTGCTCGTCTCGGCCGTCGTGGTGGCGATTCGATTCGGTGGCGACCGGTATCTGGCGCGCCTGCTCGGCGAGTAG
- a CDS encoding GNAT family N-acetyltransferase, with protein sequence MTDATIRPYEGGDAEGLWRLKRGFELGIGAETGPDGKAAAYEAKLTDDYRKRWLDWVDRCVDEDGACVNVAVAADGGGEESAGAELVGYSFLLPESLSFVWDAAVLNEIFVAPERRGSSVADGLMDAAVDCARAQDLPLERMVLDVDRENDRAKAFYERYGFSHWGEMVARDL encoded by the coding sequence ATGACCGACGCGACGATTCGACCGTACGAGGGCGGCGACGCCGAGGGGCTGTGGAGACTGAAGCGCGGCTTCGAACTCGGCATCGGCGCGGAGACGGGTCCCGACGGAAAGGCGGCGGCGTACGAGGCGAAACTGACGGACGACTACCGGAAGCGGTGGCTCGACTGGGTCGACCGCTGCGTCGACGAGGACGGCGCGTGCGTGAACGTCGCCGTCGCGGCGGACGGCGGGGGCGAGGAGTCCGCGGGCGCCGAACTCGTCGGCTACTCGTTTCTGCTCCCCGAGTCGCTGTCGTTCGTCTGGGACGCTGCCGTCCTCAACGAGATATTCGTCGCGCCCGAGCGCCGGGGGTCGAGCGTCGCGGACGGTCTGATGGACGCCGCCGTCGACTGCGCCCGCGCGCAGGACCTCCCCTTAGAGCGGATGGTGCTCGACGTGGACCGCGAGAACGACCGGGCGAAGGCGTTCTACGAGCGCTACGGCTTCTCGCACTGGGGGGAGATGGTCGCGCGGGACCTGTAG
- a CDS encoding GNAT family N-acetyltransferase has protein sequence MFPVEIRTDRLSLRRATREEVSPRECYDYCREDADGIDEVTEYVPWDPHATPKESRDYLVRCEERWDDGEAAAYVVRPREGEDGAGEFAGMAGLDFQWDRDTAVFGTWLRKRFWGRGYSGERARAFFEVAFGEFDVSLCAVEHISGNEKSEAAIRRYVEAAGGRREGEFRNRIERDGDPAPAVRYSVSQEEWREAGGERTATLRWTDEASE, from the coding sequence GTGTTTCCCGTCGAGATTCGCACCGACCGGCTCAGCCTCCGCCGCGCGACGCGCGAGGAGGTGTCCCCGCGAGAGTGCTACGACTACTGCCGCGAGGACGCGGACGGCATCGACGAGGTGACCGAGTACGTCCCGTGGGACCCGCACGCCACGCCGAAGGAGTCTCGCGACTACCTCGTCCGGTGTGAGGAGCGCTGGGACGACGGGGAGGCGGCCGCCTACGTCGTCCGCCCGCGCGAGGGCGAGGACGGCGCCGGCGAGTTCGCCGGGATGGCCGGACTCGACTTCCAGTGGGACCGCGACACCGCCGTCTTCGGCACGTGGCTCCGAAAGCGGTTCTGGGGCCGCGGCTACTCCGGCGAACGCGCGCGGGCGTTCTTCGAGGTGGCGTTCGGCGAGTTCGACGTGTCGCTGTGCGCCGTCGAGCACATCTCCGGCAACGAGAAGAGCGAGGCCGCCATCCGCCGGTACGTCGAGGCGGCCGGCGGGCGGCGCGAGGGCGAGTTCCGCAATCGAATCGAACGCGACGGCGACCCGGCGCCGGCCGTCCGGTACAGCGTCTCGCAGGAGGAGTGGCGCGAGGCGGGCGGCGAGCGAACCGCGACGCTCCGCTGGACGGACGAGGCGTCCGAGTGA
- a CDS encoding pyridoxamine 5'-phosphate oxidase family protein, whose protein sequence is MSDQSVAMSHEEVVEFLGDGGTGVVAFAKDNESYAIPVSYGFDPDEERVYLRLAFAPESEKRTFVNATSLVSLVVDEKTPDGWKSVVARGHLAEVTEAALDSTVVEAMRTMDIPFVTIYDRPSAELEFEMYRLEPDELTGRKEKTSRGIE, encoded by the coding sequence ATGTCCGACCAGTCCGTCGCCATGAGCCACGAAGAGGTAGTCGAGTTTCTCGGAGACGGCGGCACCGGCGTGGTCGCGTTCGCCAAGGACAACGAGTCCTACGCGATTCCCGTCTCCTACGGCTTCGATCCCGACGAGGAACGAGTCTACCTGCGCCTGGCGTTCGCTCCCGAGTCCGAGAAGCGGACGTTCGTCAACGCCACGAGCCTCGTCTCCCTCGTCGTCGACGAGAAGACGCCGGACGGGTGGAAATCCGTCGTCGCCCGCGGCCACCTCGCGGAGGTGACCGAAGCGGCCCTGGACTCTACCGTCGTCGAGGCGATGCGGACGATGGACATCCCGTTCGTCACCATCTACGACCGCCCCTCCGCGGAGTTGGAGTTCGAGATGTACCGCCTCGAACCCGACGAACTCACCGGCCGCAAGGAGAAGACGTCGCGCGGTATCGAGTGA
- a CDS encoding potassium channel family protein yields MKPVYLFSGALLLSVASVDVLWTTLWVQGGAGPLTSRLMDLVWRLFRRVFGDRHRLLSLSGPTMLVFGLVVWVALLWGGWTLLFAGGDPALFDTRQNDPVDWVERFYFVGYTLFTMGNGDFTPNEGVWQVATALMTASGMLFVTLMVTYILSVLDAVTQKRAFASGVSSLGDQSHEILRNAWNGEEFRGLDLPLNSLASDLDTLTANHKAYPIVHYFHSKRARNAPAVSIVRLDELLTLLRFGTPREGEPADVIVDSARSSVEDYLSILNGAFIDPADDPPPAPSVESLRDAGIPAASDEAFADALDDLTERRRQLRGVVESDLREWPNRE; encoded by the coding sequence ATGAAGCCTGTCTATCTGTTCTCCGGAGCACTCCTCCTCTCGGTCGCGAGCGTCGACGTCCTCTGGACGACGCTCTGGGTCCAAGGGGGGGCCGGTCCGCTCACCTCGCGGCTGATGGACCTCGTTTGGAGACTGTTCCGGCGGGTGTTCGGCGACCGGCACCGGCTCCTGTCCCTCTCGGGACCGACGATGCTCGTCTTCGGCCTCGTCGTCTGGGTCGCCCTCCTCTGGGGCGGGTGGACGCTGCTGTTCGCCGGCGGCGACCCCGCTCTCTTCGACACCCGTCAGAACGACCCCGTCGACTGGGTCGAGCGGTTCTACTTCGTCGGCTACACGCTGTTCACGATGGGGAACGGCGACTTCACACCGAACGAGGGCGTCTGGCAGGTGGCGACCGCGCTGATGACCGCCTCGGGGATGCTGTTCGTGACGCTGATGGTCACGTACATCCTCTCGGTGCTGGACGCGGTCACGCAGAAGCGCGCGTTCGCCAGCGGGGTGAGTAGCCTCGGCGACCAGAGCCACGAGATACTGCGCAACGCGTGGAACGGCGAGGAGTTCCGCGGGCTCGACCTCCCGCTGAACTCGCTGGCGTCGGACCTCGACACCCTCACGGCGAACCACAAGGCGTACCCCATCGTGCACTACTTCCACAGTAAACGAGCCAGAAACGCCCCCGCCGTCAGCATCGTCCGCCTCGACGAGTTGTTGACTCTCCTCCGCTTCGGGACGCCGCGGGAAGGGGAACCCGCCGACGTCATCGTCGACAGCGCGCGGTCGAGCGTGGAGGATTACCTGTCGATACTCAACGGTGCCTTCATCGACCCGGCGGACGACCCGCCACCCGCCCCCTCCGTCGAGTCGCTCCGCGACGCCGGGATTCCCGCGGCGTCCGACGAGGCGTTCGCCGACGCCCTCGACGACCTGACGGAGCGCAGACGGCAGTTACGCGGCGTAGTCGAATCTGACCTCCGCGAGTGGCCCAACCGGGAGTGA
- a CDS encoding SDR family NAD(P)-dependent oxidoreductase → MDDATDERTAIVTGSSRGIGKHVAKRFAADGANVVVCSRSLADCEAVAAEIEDDGGSAHAVEVDVSEKPSVENLIEEAVDRFGRLDVMVNNAGINIRGPAEDVTPEEWQQVLDVNLTGVFFCAQAAGKRMIEQGDGGSIVNISSMMGSMGQQDRTPYNTTKGGVNNLTRCLAVEWAEHDIQVNALAPGYIETEMVEQAQEDADFDREDVRNRTPLDRFGTLDEVANCVSFLASNDNFVTGEVLTADGGWSAFGWGCKDD, encoded by the coding sequence ATGGACGACGCAACCGACGAGCGAACGGCGATAGTCACCGGGTCGAGCAGAGGAATCGGAAAGCACGTCGCGAAGCGGTTCGCCGCGGACGGCGCGAACGTCGTGGTCTGTTCGCGGTCGCTGGCGGACTGCGAAGCGGTCGCCGCGGAGATAGAAGACGACGGCGGGTCGGCCCACGCGGTCGAGGTCGACGTGAGCGAGAAGCCGTCGGTCGAGAACCTTATCGAGGAGGCCGTCGACCGGTTCGGCCGACTCGACGTGATGGTGAACAACGCCGGCATCAACATCCGCGGCCCCGCCGAGGACGTCACGCCCGAGGAGTGGCAACAGGTCCTCGACGTCAACCTGACCGGCGTCTTCTTCTGCGCGCAGGCGGCCGGTAAACGGATGATAGAACAGGGCGACGGCGGCAGCATCGTCAATATTTCCAGCATGATGGGCAGCATGGGCCAGCAGGACCGGACGCCCTACAACACGACGAAAGGCGGCGTCAACAACCTCACGCGCTGTCTCGCCGTCGAGTGGGCGGAGCACGACATCCAGGTGAACGCGCTCGCACCCGGATACATCGAAACCGAGATGGTCGAACAGGCGCAGGAGGACGCCGACTTCGACAGGGAGGACGTCCGGAACCGAACGCCGCTGGACCGGTTCGGAACGCTCGACGAAGTGGCGAACTGCGTCTCCTTTCTCGCCTCCAACGACAATTTCGTCACCGGCGAGGTGCTCACCGCCGACGGCGGGTGGTCGGCGTTCGGGTGGGGTTGTAAGGACGACTGA
- a CDS encoding AbrB/MazE/SpoVT family DNA-binding domain-containing protein, whose amino-acid sequence MSDATLDDRGRLTLPKEIRERYGDRYHVVDVRDGIRLIPVADDPLDELRDEFADVEKTAEELRDETREAALDKAGR is encoded by the coding sequence ATGTCCGACGCGACGCTCGACGACAGAGGACGTCTGACGCTCCCGAAGGAAATCCGAGAGCGGTACGGCGACCGTTATCACGTCGTCGACGTCCGCGACGGCATCAGGCTGATTCCGGTCGCGGACGACCCGCTCGACGAGCTTCGAGACGAATTCGCGGACGTCGAGAAAACGGCCGAAGAGTTGCGCGACGAGACTCGCGAGGCGGCGCTGGACAAGGCCGGGCGCTGA
- a CDS encoding replication factor C large subunit, producing the protein MADWTEKYRPSTLAEVRGNNKARDAFEKWAKTWDDHREAVVLHGAPGVGKTSAAHALAADMGWETVELNASDQRTADVIERFAGRAAKNATLAGASAGDASGTREGRQLVILDEADNIHGNYDRGGAGAVTRLVKESNQPIVLIANEYYDMSNGLRNATQDIEFRDVSARSIVPVLRDILRKEGIEFDDDALDRIAEVNSGDLRSAVNDLQAAADGKERLAVEDVVTAARDRGIGLFEYIDSVLKEDSARDAIQSAYAVDETPDDQVKWIEDKVSLVYDAEELARAYEFLANADVWLGRVMATQEYSYWRYATDNVAAGVAAARDGTYGGWTRYGGAPYRSTRDKTRDDVVRKIAESGGFSMGTARRDVLPFLATVTHHCKPRDVTVAMAAWYDLDESAVSFVTGSGETTNKVQSIVEDAAEMREAEMEAHTGGAFTGSVPDDAAEGADGNEDDAGSDEGATDADDELDADVLDREEDETDAGADGDPDAEDDDGQSGLDDFF; encoded by the coding sequence ATGGCAGACTGGACGGAGAAATACCGGCCGTCGACGCTGGCGGAGGTCCGCGGGAACAACAAGGCCCGCGACGCGTTCGAGAAGTGGGCGAAGACGTGGGACGACCACCGCGAAGCCGTCGTCCTCCACGGCGCGCCCGGCGTCGGCAAGACGTCCGCCGCGCACGCCCTCGCCGCCGACATGGGGTGGGAGACGGTCGAGTTGAACGCCTCCGACCAGCGGACGGCGGACGTCATCGAACGCTTCGCCGGCCGCGCCGCGAAGAACGCGACGCTGGCGGGCGCGTCGGCCGGCGACGCGAGCGGAACGCGCGAGGGTCGACAGCTAGTGATTCTCGACGAGGCGGACAACATCCACGGCAACTACGACCGCGGCGGCGCGGGCGCCGTCACCCGGCTCGTCAAGGAGTCGAACCAGCCCATCGTTCTCATCGCAAACGAGTACTACGACATGTCGAACGGCCTGCGGAACGCAACGCAGGACATCGAGTTCCGCGACGTCTCGGCCCGTTCCATCGTTCCCGTCCTCCGGGACATCCTCCGCAAGGAGGGAATCGAGTTCGACGACGACGCCCTCGACAGAATCGCCGAGGTGAACTCCGGCGACCTGCGCTCGGCCGTCAACGACCTGCAGGCGGCCGCCGACGGCAAGGAACGTCTCGCCGTCGAGGACGTGGTGACGGCCGCGCGCGACCGGGGTATCGGCCTGTTCGAGTACATCGACTCGGTGCTGAAGGAGGATTCGGCGCGAGACGCCATCCAGTCGGCGTACGCGGTGGACGAGACGCCCGACGACCAGGTGAAGTGGATCGAGGACAAGGTCTCCTTAGTCTACGACGCGGAGGAACTCGCCCGCGCCTACGAGTTCCTCGCCAACGCCGACGTCTGGTTGGGTCGCGTGATGGCCACGCAGGAGTACTCGTACTGGCGGTACGCGACGGACAACGTCGCCGCGGGCGTCGCCGCCGCGCGCGACGGGACCTACGGCGGGTGGACGCGGTATGGCGGCGCACCGTACCGGTCGACCCGCGACAAGACGCGCGACGACGTCGTCCGCAAGATAGCCGAGTCGGGCGGCTTCTCGATGGGCACCGCCCGCCGCGACGTGCTCCCCTTCCTCGCGACCGTCACCCACCACTGCAAGCCGCGGGACGTGACCGTCGCCATGGCCGCGTGGTACGACCTCGACGAGTCGGCCGTCTCCTTCGTCACCGGGAGCGGCGAGACGACGAACAAGGTGCAGTCCATCGTCGAGGACGCCGCGGAGATGCGCGAGGCCGAGATGGAAGCGCATACCGGCGGCGCGTTCACCGGGTCCGTCCCCGACGACGCGGCGGAGGGAGCGGACGGAAACGAGGACGACGCCGGAAGCGACGAGGGAGCAACCGACGCGGACGACGAACTCGACGCCGACGTGTTGGACCGCGAGGAGGACGAGACCGACGCCGGCGCGGACGGGGACCCGGACGCCGAGGACGACGACGGCCAGTCCGGACTGGACGACTTCTTCTGA